In a single window of the Thermofilum uzonense genome:
- a CDS encoding phosphoglycolate phosphatase, translating into MSSWIFIDVDWTLTDHERKISSRVVGVLEKLVSRGYVVALASATAYPIVYGLARYLPTSEMIVAENGGVVGYRTELEVLGRVDKDRIIRVAEEKLSCCLRNSWQNLFRFVDVTFVVRENIVPEVAIREAKRVFEPMNLEVMYSGVALHVHPPGINKGQGIRKLFELLSESPKKIIAIGDSEVDIEMFKLADFSACPSHSPDYVKESVDYVASRPYSDGFIEIVEKFLL; encoded by the coding sequence ATGTCCTCTTGGATCTTCATTGACGTTGACTGGACTCTTACAGACCATGAGAGGAAGATAAGCAGCAGGGTAGTTGGTGTACTGGAAAAGTTGGTCTCTAGAGGATACGTCGTGGCGCTTGCAAGCGCTACAGCCTACCCTATAGTCTATGGTTTGGCCAGGTATCTCCCCACATCGGAGATGATTGTCGCAGAGAATGGAGGTGTAGTAGGATATAGAACTGAGCTAGAGGTTTTAGGCAGGGTAGACAAGGATAGGATAATAAGGGTTGCCGAGGAAAAGCTCTCATGCTGTTTGAGGAACAGCTGGCAAAATCTTTTCCGCTTCGTAGACGTCACTTTCGTAGTTAGGGAAAACATTGTGCCCGAGGTTGCGATACGGGAAGCTAAGAGAGTTTTCGAGCCTATGAATCTGGAGGTCATGTATAGCGGGGTGGCTCTACACGTGCATCCTCCAGGAATAAACAAGGGCCAGGGAATTAGAAAGCTGTTTGAGCTGCTCTCAGAGTCGCCCAAGAAGATCATAGCCATAGGTGACAGCGAGGTCGATATCGAGATGTTCAAGCTGGCAGACTTCTCAGCATGTCCATCCCACTCGCCGGACTATGTTAAGGAGAGCGTAGACTACGTGGCGTCAAGACCTTACAGCGATGGCTTCATAGAGATAGTCGAGAAGTTCCTTTTATGA
- a CDS encoding class I SAM-dependent methyltransferase, which translates to MSGSAPNESTLSVYDNVANVYDRGRTKWYKELLKLVASRVNEPVLDAGCGTGYIACSLAQLGATHVVCLDISTGMLFSGKRRAQRLRLTAFIEFIQGSIERLPFRDKVFRTTLATAVIHHLEKREARVDALIELKRVSRGFVLVTVWSALSPSNIARIITSLSRDVKVRWGGKGERYYHLYTPMEFREDLRRAGYKGFKLYLWDYKPILFKRNIVVEYYAGDS; encoded by the coding sequence TTGTCGGGCTCAGCGCCAAACGAGAGTACGTTATCCGTCTACGATAATGTGGCTAATGTCTATGATAGGGGGAGAACCAAGTGGTATAAGGAGCTGTTAAAACTAGTAGCTTCCAGGGTTAATGAACCCGTACTCGACGCGGGTTGCGGAACAGGGTATATCGCTTGCAGTCTTGCTCAACTAGGGGCGACCCATGTGGTGTGTCTTGATATTAGCACTGGAATGCTGTTTAGCGGTAAAAGGCGGGCACAGCGACTGCGCCTAACCGCCTTTATAGAGTTCATACAGGGTTCTATCGAGAGACTTCCTTTCCGCGACAAAGTTTTCAGGACAACGCTAGCCACGGCTGTAATACACCACCTGGAGAAGAGAGAGGCCAGAGTTGATGCTCTGATTGAGTTGAAGAGAGTCTCAAGAGGGTTTGTTCTCGTAACCGTTTGGAGTGCCCTCAGCCCCTCCAACATTGCCAGGATCATCACCTCCTTATCCCGGGACGTGAAGGTTCGCTGGGGTGGAAAGGGTGAGAGATACTACCACTTATACACGCCCATGGAGTTTAGGGAAGATCTTCGCAGGGCTGGCTACAAGGGATTTAAACTCTACCTGTGGGACTATAAGCCTATACTATTTAAAAGGAATATCGTGGTCGAGTACTATGCCGGAGACTCCTAA